The proteins below are encoded in one region of Streptomyces sp. NBC_00490:
- a CDS encoding type III pantothenate kinase has translation MLLTIDVGNTHTVLGLFDGEEIVEHWRISTDARRTADELAVLLQGLMGMHPLLGEELGDGIDGIAICATVPSVLHELREVTRRYYGDVPAVLVEPGVKTGVPILTDNPKEVGADRIINAVAAVELYGGPAIVVDFGTATTFDAVSARGEYVGGVIAPGIEISVEALGVRGAQLRKIEVARPRSVIGKNTVEAMQSGIIYGFAGQVDGVVERMARELAENPDDVTVIATGGLAPMVLGESSVIDEHEPWLTLVGLRLVYERNVSRM, from the coding sequence ATGCTGCTCACGATCGACGTAGGAAACACGCACACCGTCCTCGGCCTGTTCGACGGCGAGGAGATCGTCGAGCACTGGCGCATCTCCACGGACGCGCGCCGCACGGCCGACGAGCTGGCCGTCCTGCTGCAGGGCCTCATGGGCATGCACCCGCTGCTCGGCGAGGAACTGGGCGACGGCATCGACGGCATCGCGATCTGCGCGACGGTGCCCTCGGTGCTGCACGAGCTGCGCGAGGTGACGCGGCGGTACTACGGCGACGTGCCCGCGGTGCTGGTGGAGCCGGGCGTCAAGACGGGCGTGCCGATCCTCACCGACAACCCCAAGGAGGTCGGCGCGGACCGCATCATCAACGCGGTCGCGGCGGTCGAGCTGTACGGCGGCCCGGCGATCGTCGTCGACTTCGGCACGGCGACGACGTTCGACGCGGTGTCCGCGCGCGGGGAGTACGTCGGCGGCGTCATCGCGCCCGGTATCGAGATCTCCGTGGAGGCGCTCGGGGTGCGGGGCGCGCAACTGCGGAAGATCGAGGTGGCCCGGCCGCGGAGCGTGATCGGCAAGAACACCGTCGAGGCGATGCAGTCCGGGATCATCTACGGGTTCGCCGGGCAGGTCGACGGGGTCGTCGAGCGCATGGCCCGCGAGCTCGCGGAGAACCCGGACGACGTGACGGTCATCGCCACGGGCGGCCTGGCCCCGATGGTGCTGGGCGAGTCCTCGGTGATCGACGAGCACGAGCCGTGGCTGACGCTGGTGGGGCTGCGGCTGGTGTACGAGCGGAACGTGTCGCGCATGTGA
- a CDS encoding BlaI/MecI/CopY family transcriptional regulator: MGELEDAVMTRVWKWNRPVTVREVLEDLQQERSIAYTTVMTVLDNLHQKGWVRREAEGRAYRYEAVSTRAAYAAALMNEAWSQSDNPAAALVAFFGMMSEEQRLSLRDAVHIVQGPETVEAPRDTAAETGGENPGSAPEGDGR, from the coding sequence TTGGGAGAACTCGAAGACGCGGTCATGACGCGGGTGTGGAAGTGGAACCGCCCGGTGACCGTTCGGGAAGTCCTGGAAGACCTTCAACAGGAACGGTCCATCGCCTACACCACGGTGATGACCGTTTTGGACAATCTCCATCAGAAGGGCTGGGTGCGACGGGAGGCCGAAGGGCGTGCCTATCGATATGAAGCCGTCTCCACCCGGGCCGCCTACGCAGCGGCGCTGATGAACGAGGCCTGGTCGCAGAGTGACAACCCCGCCGCCGCTCTCGTCGCGTTCTTCGGCATGATGAGCGAGGAACAGCGGCTGTCGCTGCGGGACGCCGTACACATCGTCCAAGGACCGGAAACCGTCGAAGCCCCACGGGATACCGCTGCCGAAACCGGCGGCGAGAACCCCGGCTCGGCGCCGGAGGGTGACGGGCGATAG
- a CDS encoding amino-acid N-acetyltransferase → MSAESSSARSTEVSAKAITVRRARTSDVPAVRSLLDEYVRARILLDKATVTLYEDIQEFWVAERDDNGEVVGCGALHVMWEDLAEVRTLAVKLGLKGAGVGHQLLEKLLHTARWLGVRRVFCLTFEVDFFGKHGFVEIGETPVDTDVYAELLRSYDEGVAEFLGLERVKPNTLGNSRMLLHL, encoded by the coding sequence ATGTCAGCAGAGAGCTCGTCCGCCCGGAGTACCGAAGTCAGCGCAAAAGCCATCACGGTCCGGCGGGCCCGCACCAGCGATGTCCCGGCCGTACGCAGTCTCCTCGACGAGTACGTCCGCGCCCGCATCCTGCTCGACAAAGCCACCGTGACGCTTTACGAGGACATCCAGGAGTTCTGGGTCGCCGAACGCGATGACAACGGCGAGGTGGTCGGCTGCGGCGCACTGCACGTCATGTGGGAAGACCTCGCTGAAGTGCGCACTCTCGCCGTGAAGCTCGGACTGAAGGGCGCCGGCGTCGGTCATCAGTTGCTGGAGAAGTTGCTGCACACCGCGCGCTGGCTCGGTGTTCGCCGGGTTTTCTGTCTGACCTTCGAAGTGGACTTCTTCGGCAAGCACGGCTTCGTCGAGATCGGCGAGACTCCGGTCGACACCGATGTCTACGCGGAGCTGCTGCGTTCCTATGACGAGGGTGTCGCGGAGTTCCTCGGTCTCGAACGAGTGAAACCGAACACCTTGGGCAACAGTCGGATGCTTCTGCATCTGTGA
- the nadC gene encoding carboxylating nicotinate-nucleotide diphosphorylase codes for MSTPDLPLAETGGCGDGCACGADGGEEYLECGLDPALAQLLADAGLDPVEVEDIANVAIQEDLDHGVDVTTVATIPEDAVATADFVAREAGVVAGLRVAEAVVSVVCEDEFEVERHVEDGDRVEAGQKLLSVTTRTRDLLTAERSALNLLCRLSGIATATRAWADALEGTKARVRDTRKTTPGLRSLEKFAVRCGGGVNHRMSLSDAALVKDNHVVAAGGVAQAFKAVRETFPDVPIEVEVDTLDQLREVVDAGADLILLDNFTPQECVEAVALVDGRAALEASGRLTLDNARVYAETGVDYLAVGALTHSSPILDVGLDLREAE; via the coding sequence GTGAGCACCCCCGACCTTCCCCTCGCTGAGACCGGCGGCTGCGGCGACGGCTGTGCCTGTGGCGCAGACGGCGGCGAGGAGTACCTGGAGTGCGGGCTCGACCCCGCGCTCGCCCAGCTCCTGGCCGACGCGGGGCTCGACCCCGTGGAGGTCGAGGACATCGCCAACGTGGCCATCCAGGAGGACCTCGACCACGGCGTGGACGTGACGACGGTCGCGACCATCCCCGAGGACGCCGTCGCCACGGCCGACTTCGTCGCGCGCGAGGCGGGCGTCGTGGCCGGCCTGCGGGTCGCCGAGGCGGTCGTCTCGGTGGTCTGCGAGGACGAGTTCGAGGTCGAGCGGCATGTGGAGGACGGCGACCGGGTGGAGGCCGGGCAGAAGCTTCTGTCGGTCACCACGCGCACGCGTGACCTGCTCACCGCCGAGCGCAGCGCGCTGAACCTGCTGTGCCGGCTGTCCGGCATCGCGACCGCCACGCGTGCGTGGGCGGACGCGCTGGAGGGCACCAAGGCACGCGTGCGTGACACCCGCAAGACGACGCCCGGTCTCAGGTCGCTGGAGAAGTTCGCGGTGCGGTGCGGCGGCGGGGTCAACCACCGCATGTCGCTCTCCGACGCGGCGCTCGTCAAGGACAACCACGTGGTGGCCGCCGGCGGCGTCGCGCAGGCCTTCAAGGCCGTCCGCGAGACGTTCCCGGACGTGCCGATCGAGGTCGAGGTCGACACCCTGGACCAGCTGCGCGAGGTCGTGGACGCGGGCGCGGACCTGATCCTGCTGGACAACTTCACGCCCCAGGAGTGCGTGGAGGCGGTGGCGCTGGTGGACGGCCGGGCGGCGCTGGAGGCGTCGGGCCGGCTGACGCTGGACAACGCGCGCGTGTACGCCGAGACCGGCGTCGACTACCTGGCGGTGGGCGCGCTCACGCACTCCTCGCCGATCCTGGACGTCGGCCTCGACCTGCGTGAGGCGGAGTAG